A single window of Bremerella cremea DNA harbors:
- a CDS encoding AsmA-like C-terminal domain-containing protein: MKRYFSATYRFLKWATFAVVILACALGIYLYHNLNNEIRSYVEKKFASHYDNLLVSVRSARFVEGKGIEIRGFTLSQRSSVYRTQEMVSVDEIMVYCTTNPMEFVSGEFKVDRIVVKRPRLTATLDADGQMNLRHLFPGPKWGDDNPDVEVQDASFLLADRHGGNVRRLLDDVDFQIKTEVLTGAGNQAGQNRIHKHIKAVLSSQNWEAAALTATVDEESQSFSTQGTISNLRIDDHLWQQFPEELREKVKDLTHLSGMANAAFQASGSVSGPINYLATIDLREGSWSDPRIPNTIERIQGRVIASPPGVRVEKMVAYYENGSVSASMDRKGWAQNSPIHISATLKNFNLHKGLKVLLPLSMQETWKRYQPSGVLDASLNLDFDGQRWVPEIHANCRGTNFVFEEFPYPVTEARGKIDFKDRLLEVDLLAKAGKSRVSIVGSVMDPGPYSSGPVRIRTLDPISWDPTFEFALRTCHEGVYNVACDFHLQGQANVDFAIVTHSDPNVKSDKTLRMEVINASVKYDKFKYPISDINGLITWQDDVVTIEQLTGMNDSGHVTCRGTWREIPGSKQGDLNLSFTCKDVPLDDELKDALPPAAQEGWEQLRPRGSIDHMDVQLHWPNPQGDCDLWVNAQKWERSRNLSGRAISVEPVGFPYVLDDVVGSVEFRNGQITLKQLTARHGGVRVSTNGSCYFPEDRRWQIRFQDLRIENIVIDRDLMVALPAKLEKSLQQLQIGPLFHANGEVVLSNPNPGGSIQMNWNVTAHMAGGQIRRGSHVSNIYGEIRFEGQSDETGARSFGEYMLDSVTCRGIPVSNVRGPFWIDETQFLMGRHVPRNGNEPARNVTGNTFGGVVNLDSRMLLAGVQPFQVDVTLANGTVGQMLIDLGQQNRAQTSGRLYGNISMNGTMESEYTYEGKGSLQLRDANLYQLPLAVAMLKVLNARFPNTNAFDTADVNYRLSGNYVYLDDIRLTGDALSIKGNGEAKLDGQISMQFTTEFGNQSFDLPVVRTVLGEASRSLMVIHVGGTVDNPTTEQEIFPLVNETLEQLFPAKSVRLPIGAPPLPESPAGVRRGNSIPR, from the coding sequence GTGAAACGTTATTTTTCCGCGACCTATCGCTTTCTCAAGTGGGCCACGTTTGCCGTGGTTATCTTGGCGTGCGCGCTGGGAATCTATCTTTATCACAATCTGAACAACGAGATTCGCTCGTACGTCGAAAAGAAGTTCGCCAGCCACTATGACAATTTGCTGGTTTCGGTTCGCTCGGCTCGGTTTGTCGAGGGGAAAGGAATCGAAATCCGCGGCTTCACTCTCTCGCAGCGTTCAAGTGTTTATCGAACGCAAGAGATGGTCTCGGTCGACGAGATCATGGTCTACTGCACGACCAACCCCATGGAATTTGTTTCCGGTGAGTTTAAGGTCGACCGGATCGTTGTTAAACGTCCTCGCCTAACGGCAACCTTGGATGCCGACGGGCAAATGAATCTGCGGCATCTTTTCCCAGGGCCGAAGTGGGGAGACGACAACCCAGATGTCGAAGTGCAAGATGCTTCCTTCTTGCTGGCCGATCGCCATGGAGGGAACGTACGACGCTTACTGGATGATGTCGACTTTCAAATCAAAACCGAAGTTTTGACGGGTGCTGGAAATCAGGCGGGTCAAAATCGAATTCATAAGCACATTAAAGCGGTCCTCAGCTCTCAGAATTGGGAGGCCGCCGCGCTGACCGCCACGGTTGATGAAGAATCACAATCGTTTTCTACGCAAGGAACGATTAGCAACTTGCGAATCGACGATCATCTTTGGCAGCAGTTTCCCGAGGAATTGCGAGAAAAAGTCAAAGACCTGACGCACCTAAGCGGGATGGCCAACGCTGCGTTTCAAGCCTCCGGTAGCGTTAGCGGACCAATCAACTATCTTGCCACGATTGATCTGCGGGAAGGAAGTTGGAGCGATCCTCGCATACCCAACACTATCGAACGGATTCAAGGGCGTGTGATTGCCTCGCCGCCTGGGGTTCGGGTTGAGAAGATGGTCGCCTATTACGAAAACGGCTCGGTTAGTGCCTCGATGGATCGAAAGGGTTGGGCCCAGAACAGCCCTATTCATATTTCTGCCACACTAAAAAACTTCAACTTGCACAAAGGCTTGAAGGTTTTGTTGCCGTTGTCGATGCAGGAAACCTGGAAGCGTTATCAACCTTCTGGGGTGCTGGATGCCTCGTTGAATCTCGACTTCGATGGGCAGCGTTGGGTGCCAGAGATTCATGCAAACTGCCGTGGCACAAACTTTGTCTTTGAAGAGTTTCCTTATCCGGTCACGGAAGCGCGGGGCAAGATTGATTTTAAAGATCGCCTGCTGGAAGTCGATTTGCTGGCCAAGGCGGGGAAGTCGAGGGTCTCGATCGTCGGCAGCGTGATGGACCCTGGCCCCTACAGCAGCGGCCCCGTTCGTATTCGCACTTTAGACCCGATTAGCTGGGATCCGACGTTCGAGTTTGCCCTGCGCACTTGCCACGAAGGGGTTTACAACGTCGCCTGCGATTTTCATCTACAAGGTCAGGCGAACGTCGATTTTGCCATAGTCACGCACAGCGATCCCAATGTGAAGTCAGATAAAACGTTGCGAATGGAGGTCATCAATGCGTCGGTTAAGTACGACAAATTCAAGTACCCCATTTCAGATATTAATGGGTTGATCACGTGGCAAGATGACGTGGTCACCATCGAGCAGCTTACCGGGATGAACGATAGCGGACATGTTACGTGTCGTGGAACGTGGCGCGAAATTCCTGGCAGTAAGCAGGGAGACTTGAATTTATCGTTTACCTGCAAAGACGTCCCGCTGGACGACGAGTTGAAAGACGCCCTACCCCCTGCAGCGCAGGAAGGTTGGGAACAATTGCGACCGCGCGGTTCGATTGATCACATGGATGTGCAATTGCATTGGCCTAATCCCCAAGGGGACTGCGACTTGTGGGTCAACGCGCAGAAATGGGAGCGAAGCCGAAATCTCTCAGGCCGGGCGATCTCGGTCGAGCCGGTTGGTTTCCCTTACGTGCTGGACGATGTGGTTGGGAGTGTCGAATTTCGCAACGGGCAAATCACACTCAAACAACTCACCGCACGCCATGGAGGCGTCCGTGTTTCAACCAACGGAAGCTGTTACTTTCCAGAAGATCGTCGCTGGCAGATTCGGTTTCAAGACTTGCGAATTGAGAACATCGTGATCGATCGGGACTTGATGGTGGCGCTGCCGGCCAAGCTTGAGAAGTCGCTTCAGCAGTTGCAAATCGGACCGTTGTTCCATGCCAATGGGGAAGTCGTTCTCTCGAATCCCAACCCAGGTGGCTCGATTCAGATGAACTGGAACGTGACTGCCCACATGGCTGGCGGGCAAATACGTCGCGGTTCGCATGTCAGCAATATTTACGGCGAGATTCGATTTGAAGGGCAATCAGACGAAACGGGAGCTCGCTCGTTTGGTGAATACATGCTCGATAGCGTGACGTGTCGCGGCATACCGGTATCAAACGTCCGTGGACCATTTTGGATCGATGAAACGCAGTTCCTCATGGGACGTCATGTTCCCCGTAACGGAAACGAACCAGCCCGCAATGTCACCGGCAATACGTTTGGTGGTGTGGTGAACTTAGATAGTCGGATGCTACTAGCAGGAGTGCAGCCGTTTCAGGTCGATGTCACATTGGCCAATGGAACCGTAGGCCAAATGCTGATCGATTTAGGACAACAAAACCGGGCACAAACCTCCGGAAGGCTATACGGCAACATCAGCATGAACGGCACGATGGAGAGTGAGTACACCTACGAAGGCAAGGGTTCGCTACAACTGCGCGATGCGAATCTGTACCAACTGCCGCTGGCCGTGGCGATGCTGAAAGTGCTTAATGCCCGCTTCCCGAATACGAATGCCTTCGACACGGCGGATGTGAACTATCGCTTGTCGGGCAATTATGTCTATCTGGATGATATCCGCCTAACGGGCGACGCTCTTTCGATAAAAGGAAATGGAGAAGCTAAGCTCGATGGCCAGATCAGCATGCAGTTCACCACCGAGTTCGGAAATCAGTCGTTCGATCTGCCGGTGGTGCGTACGGTGCTGGGGGAAGCCAGTCGTAGCTTGATGGTGATTCATGTCGGGGGAACGGTTGATAACCCGACGACCGAGCAAGAGATTTTCCCATTGGTCAACGAGACTTTAGAGCAGCTTTTCCCTGCCAAATCGGTTCGCCTGCCGATTGGGGCTCCTCCTTTGCCAGAATCGCCAGCCGGCGTGCGTCGCGGTAACTCGATTCCCCGCTAG
- a CDS encoding ArnT family glycosyltransferase, whose product MSNLEQVARPKQREFLWLLALIVVVGFLVRLATAVWWEGRMPAGERFMFGDSLGYEILARHLAHGEDFAYGTAYVTRTPGYSLMLAPFYWATDLPPTLALRLVGIVCGTVAIALAAWIARMLFNPVAAVIAAVLVAFYPGAIAMSVFILSEAPFAPLMLLNLGWLIVALRAERTSRRLIFAALSGAVFGIAILTRPSWLMFPFFAAPIGLVFYPARKQQLEVYFTAGMAAAIVMTPWWVRNYQVIGQFVPTTLQVGASLYDGISPTATGASDMQFVNDFEQQLQQIEMQATKPLPGTHESRRDALMKQAAIDWARHNPGQVARLAVIKCWRYWTPLGNNEEMSGKMALVIAAGYLPIVVTGLAATFLFARRLWIYFLLALPIFYFCLLHMVFVSSIRYRQPPMLALAILSAGLLAGWLHQSWPAPSDKFPSGNQKEIADNR is encoded by the coding sequence ATGTCTAATTTGGAACAAGTTGCGAGACCCAAGCAGCGAGAGTTTCTCTGGCTCTTGGCCTTGATCGTAGTCGTGGGCTTTCTGGTTCGCCTGGCAACTGCCGTATGGTGGGAAGGAAGAATGCCCGCCGGCGAGCGTTTTATGTTCGGCGATAGCCTCGGGTACGAGATCCTCGCGCGGCATCTCGCGCACGGAGAAGACTTCGCTTACGGTACGGCTTACGTAACGCGAACCCCTGGTTATTCGCTTATGCTGGCCCCTTTCTATTGGGCAACGGACCTGCCGCCGACGCTGGCTTTACGGCTCGTTGGCATTGTCTGCGGAACGGTGGCGATTGCCTTGGCAGCGTGGATCGCACGGATGTTGTTCAACCCCGTGGCGGCAGTGATTGCCGCCGTGCTGGTGGCGTTTTATCCCGGGGCGATCGCCATGAGCGTGTTCATCCTTAGTGAAGCTCCATTCGCTCCATTGATGCTGTTGAACCTTGGTTGGTTGATTGTCGCTTTGAGGGCCGAGAGGACGTCAAGGCGTTTGATTTTTGCCGCTTTGTCTGGGGCTGTTTTCGGAATTGCGATTTTGACCCGCCCCAGTTGGCTCATGTTTCCCTTCTTCGCAGCACCGATTGGCTTGGTGTTTTACCCAGCGCGAAAACAGCAATTAGAGGTTTATTTCACGGCGGGAATGGCAGCGGCGATCGTGATGACGCCGTGGTGGGTGCGGAACTACCAAGTGATCGGTCAGTTCGTGCCGACGACGCTTCAGGTGGGGGCCAGCTTGTACGATGGGATTAGCCCAACGGCTACCGGGGCTAGCGATATGCAGTTTGTGAATGACTTCGAGCAGCAATTACAGCAAATCGAAATGCAAGCCACGAAGCCACTGCCAGGAACACACGAGTCGCGTCGCGATGCCCTGATGAAACAAGCGGCAATCGATTGGGCACGGCATAACCCTGGGCAGGTGGCTCGGCTGGCTGTCATCAAGTGTTGGCGATATTGGACTCCGCTAGGCAACAACGAAGAAATGAGCGGCAAGATGGCCTTGGTGATTGCGGCCGGGTACCTGCCGATTGTGGTGACAGGATTAGCGGCGACTTTTCTCTTTGCCAGGCGGTTGTGGATCTATTTTTTACTGGCGTTGCCGATCTTTTATTTCTGTTTGCTGCACATGGTGTTTGTCAGCTCGATCCGCTATCGGCAGCCACCTATGCTAGCGTTGGCAATCCTTAGTGCTGGGCTGCTGGCGGGGTGGTTGCACCAATCATGGCCAGCCCCGAGCGACAAGTTTCCCTCAGGCAACCAAAAGGAAATTGCCGACAACCGCTAG
- a CDS encoding MFS transporter: MSTAETTQPSHYNRMALLIASFMTLIAAGVGFGVRAGILNDWANRYGFTKVDLGTITGGGLVGFGVTIIFFSFLADNFLGYKKLLTLAFVLHALSVVITLAATPVFIFAGKDATYWCLYVGVFIFALANGVCEAVINPLVATLFPKQKTHYLNILHAGWPAGLIIGGIIGYLFCGEGAKIVHAYWEIPLALYMVPTLIYGIMVLKEAFPPSEAAAAGVTTKQMLLQFLSPLLLFLFFIQAMVGYVELGTDSWITNIMENVISSNAFLLFIYTSSIMFVLRFFAGPIVHKINPLGLLFVCAIFGCTGLYWLGSANTGLAIVAAATVYGLGKTFFWPTMLGVVGERFPRGGAITMGVMGGIGMLSAGLLGGPGIGYKQDYFATQKMEQLDPKLFEEYRSEKTKAFLFFPKIYALDGSKVGVLSDNGEELARRTEIEEKEGELSKETIALDQWWAANKPADEAQLKETQTIVEEANIYGGRMALKWTAIIPATMGICYLILVIYFHLQGGYKQVVLHGEESETEQYTGGVQGPVE, encoded by the coding sequence ATGTCTACTGCTGAAACCACGCAGCCATCACATTACAACAGGATGGCGCTCCTCATAGCCAGCTTCATGACCCTCATTGCAGCCGGTGTCGGTTTTGGGGTGCGAGCTGGGATTTTGAATGACTGGGCCAATCGCTATGGTTTCACCAAGGTTGATCTCGGCACGATCACTGGTGGTGGCCTGGTTGGCTTCGGTGTCACGATCATCTTCTTCAGCTTTCTAGCCGATAACTTTCTCGGTTACAAAAAGCTGCTGACATTGGCATTTGTCCTACATGCTTTGTCCGTAGTCATCACCTTGGCGGCTACTCCAGTATTCATCTTTGCAGGCAAAGATGCCACGTACTGGTGCCTGTACGTGGGCGTGTTCATTTTCGCCTTGGCCAACGGCGTGTGCGAAGCGGTTATTAATCCGCTCGTAGCAACGCTATTCCCGAAACAAAAGACCCACTACCTCAATATCCTGCATGCTGGCTGGCCAGCTGGCCTGATTATTGGGGGGATCATTGGCTACTTGTTTTGTGGTGAAGGGGCCAAAATTGTGCATGCCTATTGGGAAATTCCCTTGGCATTGTATATGGTGCCAACTTTGATTTACGGCATCATGGTTCTTAAGGAAGCTTTCCCTCCTTCCGAAGCCGCAGCGGCTGGGGTAACCACCAAGCAAATGCTGCTGCAGTTCCTCTCCCCATTGCTGCTGTTCCTGTTTTTCATTCAGGCAATGGTCGGCTACGTAGAACTAGGCACGGACAGCTGGATCACGAATATCATGGAGAACGTGATCTCCTCGAATGCGTTCCTCTTGTTTATCTATACCTCGTCGATCATGTTTGTGCTGCGGTTTTTTGCCGGGCCAATCGTCCACAAAATCAATCCTCTAGGCCTTTTGTTTGTTTGTGCCATCTTTGGTTGCACTGGTCTTTACTGGCTAGGTTCCGCCAATACTGGCCTGGCAATCGTCGCTGCAGCGACGGTTTACGGTTTAGGCAAAACCTTCTTCTGGCCAACCATGCTGGGTGTGGTCGGCGAACGCTTCCCTCGCGGCGGTGCAATTACCATGGGCGTGATGGGAGGCATCGGCATGCTTTCCGCAGGGCTGCTGGGGGGCCCAGGTATTGGTTACAAGCAGGACTACTTTGCTACACAAAAGATGGAGCAACTCGATCCTAAGCTATTCGAGGAATACCGCTCGGAAAAAACAAAAGCGTTCCTCTTTTTCCCAAAGATCTATGCCCTCGACGGTTCTAAAGTGGGTGTCCTCAGCGACAACGGAGAAGAACTCGCCCGACGCACTGAGATCGAAGAAAAAGAAGGCGAACTCTCCAAAGAAACCATCGCCCTAGATCAGTGGTGGGCAGCCAATAAGCCAGCCGACGAAGCTCAACTGAAAGAAACCCAAACCATCGTCGAAGAAGCCAACATTTACGGCGGCCGGATGGCATTGAAGTGGACGGCGATCATACCCGCTACGATGGGCATTTGCTACTTGATTCTGGTGATTTACTTCCATTTGCAAGGTGGCTACAAACAAGTCGTCCTGCATGGGGAAGAATCAGAAACCGAGCAGTACACCGGCGGTGTCCAAGGCCCGGTCGAGTAG
- the tilS gene encoding tRNA lysidine(34) synthetase TilS, protein MAVSGGVDSVALLHLLAELADHATRKKLIVVHFNHCLRGEASQADATFVEALAKKLGLTARIGTASCDWSSDAEGGQGLEANARTLRYAFFEQIAREMEARYLVTAHHRDDQIETILHRILRGTGIAGLGGIQPARELLPGVGLVRPLLSFSRAEIIRYLKAMGQPWCEDASNATTEFTRNRIRNELLPYLRDAYGEQVDHALFRLGQQARDCQEVIDIQVQTLMDLAVQASALGRLVVVRKLAEVPSYLVRELFVRIWNEQNWPRQEMTQLHWQRLSDLAESDDPTASDTMPGNIRAMRDGDVLVLQKV, encoded by the coding sequence GTGGCTGTTTCTGGAGGGGTAGATAGCGTTGCGCTATTGCATCTACTCGCAGAATTAGCCGACCATGCCACCCGAAAGAAGTTAATCGTCGTTCACTTCAATCATTGCCTCAGGGGAGAGGCGTCCCAGGCGGATGCGACTTTCGTGGAAGCTTTGGCAAAAAAGCTGGGGCTAACCGCTCGTATTGGCACTGCCAGTTGCGATTGGTCTAGTGATGCAGAGGGGGGCCAGGGTTTGGAGGCCAATGCCCGGACGCTGCGTTATGCCTTTTTTGAGCAGATTGCTCGCGAGATGGAAGCTAGGTATTTGGTAACCGCTCATCACCGTGACGATCAGATCGAAACGATTCTCCATCGTATTTTGAGAGGGACTGGCATCGCTGGCCTGGGCGGCATTCAGCCGGCTCGCGAGTTGTTGCCTGGTGTAGGATTGGTACGCCCTCTGCTCTCTTTCTCTCGCGCAGAGATTATTCGCTATCTGAAAGCGATGGGGCAACCATGGTGCGAAGATGCTTCGAACGCGACGACGGAGTTCACACGAAATCGCATTCGTAACGAACTGCTACCCTACCTGCGAGATGCTTATGGCGAGCAAGTAGATCACGCTTTGTTTCGCCTCGGGCAGCAGGCCCGCGACTGCCAGGAAGTAATCGACATTCAGGTGCAAACGTTGATGGATTTAGCAGTGCAGGCATCAGCGCTGGGGCGATTGGTTGTCGTCCGCAAATTGGCAGAGGTACCTTCTTACCTTGTGCGAGAATTGTTTGTGCGCATCTGGAACGAACAAAATTGGCCGCGGCAAGAAATGACGCAGCTTCACTGGCAACGTTTAAGCGACCTGGCCGAGTCGGACGATCCTACGGCGAGCGACACCATGCCTGGGAACATTCGGGCGATGCGAGACGGGGACGTCTTGGTTTTGCAAAAAGTGTAA
- the rny gene encoding ribonuclease Y, translating to MGSGLNIALTAVIAAVGSALLVKFIDRLRKKDVETEAAQIIDKAKQDSENLKKEALLEAKEEALRQKTQAEKELSKQRDEIREREKSLDRREESIEQQATHLRKQENMVEKNQRRLAEKIEENEKRSVSLENIIRDQQERLHRMSGLNADEAKSELLKLLDQQLQSETGAIILKHQRRLEEEVRPIAQDMLLTAMQRFAAAHTAESTTSTVDIPSDEMKGRIIGREGRNIRSFEKETGVDVIIDDTPGVVIVSGFDPVRREIARQALNKLIADGRIHPSRIEEVVKETHSEIENTIRKKGEEAATEINVMGLQPRLIEMLGRLHFRTSYSQNVLRHSVEVGFIAGLLAEMIGLDPQIARRAGLLHDIGKAADHELEGGHPKIGADLLKRHGESPEVVHAAFGHHDEIITEYPYTMLVATADACSASRPGARRETLERYIKRMEELEAIATGFHGVEQAFAIQAGRELRVIAAAKEVNDEMAAKICRDIAKAFEQQLTYPGEIKVTMVRESRFTEFAR from the coding sequence GTGGGATCGGGTTTGAATATCGCGCTGACGGCAGTCATCGCGGCGGTTGGATCCGCGCTGCTCGTCAAATTTATCGATCGGCTCCGCAAAAAAGACGTGGAGACCGAAGCCGCGCAAATTATCGATAAAGCCAAACAAGACTCTGAAAACCTTAAAAAGGAAGCCCTGCTCGAAGCCAAGGAAGAAGCCCTCCGTCAAAAGACCCAAGCTGAAAAAGAGCTTTCGAAACAACGGGACGAAATTCGCGAGCGAGAAAAATCGCTCGATCGTCGCGAAGAATCGATCGAACAACAAGCGACCCATCTCCGCAAACAGGAGAACATGGTCGAAAAAAATCAGCGCCGCCTAGCCGAAAAGATCGAAGAAAACGAGAAACGCTCGGTCTCGCTGGAAAATATCATTCGCGATCAGCAGGAACGCCTGCACCGCATGAGCGGGCTCAACGCCGACGAAGCCAAGAGCGAACTGCTCAAGTTGCTAGATCAACAGCTGCAATCCGAGACCGGAGCGATCATCCTCAAGCATCAGCGCCGCCTCGAAGAAGAAGTTCGCCCCATCGCCCAAGACATGCTGCTCACCGCCATGCAGCGATTCGCGGCCGCGCATACTGCGGAGTCGACCACCAGCACGGTGGACATCCCCAGCGATGAGATGAAAGGGCGAATCATCGGTCGCGAAGGGCGGAACATCCGCAGCTTCGAAAAGGAAACCGGCGTCGACGTCATCATCGACGATACCCCAGGGGTGGTGATTGTTAGTGGATTCGATCCGGTTCGCCGCGAGATTGCTCGCCAGGCGCTTAACAAATTGATCGCCGATGGCCGCATTCACCCTTCGCGGATTGAGGAAGTCGTTAAAGAAACGCACTCAGAAATCGAAAACACGATCCGCAAGAAGGGGGAAGAAGCCGCCACCGAAATCAATGTGATGGGGCTTCAACCTCGGCTGATCGAAATGCTGGGACGTCTCCATTTCCGCACCAGCTATAGCCAGAATGTCTTGAGGCATAGTGTGGAAGTCGGTTTTATCGCTGGGCTGCTGGCCGAGATGATTGGCCTTGATCCACAAATCGCCCGACGGGCTGGCCTGCTGCACGATATCGGCAAAGCGGCTGACCACGAATTGGAAGGGGGGCATCCTAAAATCGGTGCTGACCTGCTCAAGCGGCACGGCGAATCCCCGGAAGTCGTACACGCGGCGTTTGGACACCACGACGAGATCATTACCGAGTATCCTTATACAATGCTGGTTGCGACAGCGGATGCTTGTAGCGCTTCGCGTCCTGGTGCTCGTCGCGAGACGCTCGAACGCTATATCAAGCGTATGGAAGAGCTCGAAGCGATTGCCACCGGTTTTCATGGCGTAGAACAGGCTTTTGCCATTCAAGCCGGGCGAGAGCTCCGCGTGATTGCTGCCGCCAAGGAAGTCAACGACGAAATGGCCGCTAAGATTTGTCGTGATATTGCCAAGGCTTTTGAACAACAATTGACGTACCCAGGCGAAATCAAAGTTACCATGGTTCGCGAATCCCGCTTTACGGAATTCGCCAGGTAA
- a CDS encoding TIGR00282 family metallophosphoesterase yields MRILHIGDIVGKVGRDIVRDAVPALREKYNLSLVVANAENACGGSGLTPAAHRELIDAHVDCITMGDHIYRRKELNKTLESQPNIVKPANYPTSAPGKDYAIVQSKEGLRVAVISVMGRVFMRPVDCPWTAIDRVLSQLPSDVKVRCVDFHAEATSDKQLMGRHLDGRVSYCLGTHTHVATADEQIFPKGTAFMCDVGMTGPHESIIGRRIDRVLETTMTFRPTLFDVARDDVRMNGAIVDVDSLTGKATAIQRFQLREADLKELLK; encoded by the coding sequence TTGAGGATTCTGCACATCGGCGATATCGTCGGCAAAGTCGGACGCGACATCGTTCGCGATGCCGTCCCGGCGCTACGCGAGAAGTACAACCTTTCGCTGGTCGTGGCCAATGCGGAAAATGCGTGCGGCGGCTCGGGTCTAACCCCGGCTGCCCATCGCGAGTTGATCGATGCCCATGTCGATTGCATCACCATGGGGGATCACATCTATCGCCGCAAAGAGCTCAACAAGACCCTCGAATCGCAGCCCAACATCGTAAAGCCTGCCAACTACCCGACTTCGGCACCAGGCAAAGACTATGCGATTGTCCAATCCAAAGAAGGGTTGCGTGTCGCGGTAATCAGTGTGATGGGACGGGTTTTCATGCGACCGGTCGATTGTCCTTGGACAGCGATAGACCGTGTTCTTTCACAGCTTCCGTCGGACGTCAAAGTGCGTTGCGTTGACTTCCACGCGGAAGCCACCAGCGACAAGCAATTGATGGGACGCCACTTGGATGGCCGCGTAAGCTACTGTCTCGGTACCCACACGCACGTTGCCACAGCAGATGAACAGATCTTTCCCAAAGGAACGGCGTTCATGTGCGATGTCGGCATGACTGGCCCGCACGAAAGCATCATCGGCCGTCGCATCGATCGGGTTCTCGAAACCACGATGACCTTTCGCCCCACGCTGTTCGATGTCGCTCGCGACGACGTTCGCATGAATGGCGCAATCGTTGATGTCGATTCCCTAACAGGAAAGGCAACAGCAATCCAACGCTTCCAACTCCGCGAGGCCGACCTGAAAGAACTTCTGAAGTAA
- a CDS encoding sulfatase-like hydrolase/transferase produces MRLSRASLTSDKAMFFFTLSLVMLATLLHCQATHAATRPNVVLILADDLGWNAVGYHGDWVQTPNIDGLAKEGIELDRFYVAPMCSPTRAGLLTGRYPIRFGLARAVIPPYCNDGLPPAERTLAEGLQVAGYKHRGIFGKWHLGHHQRKWHPLAQGFTHFVGHYNGAIDYFDLTRDGERDWQVNYDPATDEGYSTDLVANAACAFIREAAQDEAPYFCYVPFNAPHSPFQAKADALQQVKAGPHPNNSQTYRAMIWTLDQAVGQILKTIDETGEADNTQVWFLSDNGGVGQFPRNNRPLRGSKLTTFEGGVRVPACVRWPAEWKGERKLENTMGYIDVLPTILATAEIGPAAGQPKGRELDGVSLNDLFAGRTSDFPERDWYSYHGQPGPQKETIALKTENWKLVVNGPDIRQGTSPATHEVFLFAMPDDLLEKNNVAEQHPQVVEQLLAKLVAHRQLQPEDGVPPYGTGQKGFKPWKNWDIKLAPNN; encoded by the coding sequence ATGCGTCTCTCTCGCGCCTCTCTCACTAGCGACAAAGCGATGTTTTTTTTCACCTTGTCGCTCGTGATGTTAGCCACATTACTTCATTGCCAAGCCACGCACGCAGCAACGCGGCCCAACGTTGTGCTGATCTTGGCAGACGACTTAGGCTGGAATGCCGTCGGATACCATGGAGACTGGGTCCAAACACCCAACATCGATGGTCTCGCCAAAGAGGGCATTGAACTCGATCGTTTTTATGTCGCGCCAATGTGTTCTCCCACCCGAGCTGGCCTGCTGACGGGGCGCTATCCGATTCGGTTTGGCTTGGCCCGTGCGGTCATTCCACCTTACTGTAACGATGGACTTCCGCCCGCAGAACGCACCCTAGCTGAAGGTTTGCAAGTGGCTGGCTACAAGCATCGCGGTATTTTCGGGAAGTGGCACTTAGGCCATCATCAAAGAAAGTGGCATCCACTCGCCCAGGGCTTCACTCACTTCGTCGGCCATTACAACGGCGCGATCGACTACTTCGATTTAACCCGCGACGGAGAGCGTGACTGGCAAGTCAATTACGATCCGGCCACTGACGAAGGCTATTCGACCGATCTGGTGGCCAATGCCGCGTGTGCGTTCATTCGCGAAGCAGCTCAGGACGAAGCGCCATACTTCTGCTACGTTCCTTTCAACGCCCCCCACTCTCCCTTTCAAGCCAAAGCAGATGCCCTCCAGCAGGTGAAGGCAGGCCCGCACCCTAATAACTCGCAAACCTATCGAGCGATGATCTGGACGCTTGATCAAGCCGTTGGGCAAATCTTGAAAACGATCGACGAAACGGGCGAAGCCGATAATACACAAGTCTGGTTTCTCAGCGACAATGGCGGCGTCGGTCAGTTTCCCCGAAACAATCGTCCTTTGCGTGGCAGCAAGCTCACCACGTTTGAAGGAGGTGTCCGCGTGCCGGCCTGTGTCCGTTGGCCGGCAGAGTGGAAAGGGGAACGCAAGCTGGAAAACACGATGGGTTACATTGATGTGCTGCCTACCATCCTGGCAACCGCCGAAATCGGTCCGGCTGCCGGCCAGCCCAAGGGGCGCGAACTTGATGGGGTTAGCCTAAACGACTTATTCGCAGGTAGAACGAGCGATTTCCCAGAACGAGATTGGTACTCTTACCACGGCCAGCCTGGCCCGCAAAAAGAAACCATCGCTCTTAAAACAGAAAACTGGAAACTAGTGGTCAATGGTCCTGATATCCGGCAAGGCACCAGCCCCGCCACGCATGAAGTCTTTTTGTTTGCCATGCCGGACGACTTGCTCGAAAAGAACAATGTCGCCGAGCAGCACCCGCAAGTAGTCGAGCAGTTGCTTGCCAAGCTGGTCGCTCATCGCCAATTGCAACCAGAAGATGGCGTTCCCCCATACGGAACCGGCCAAAAGGGATTCAAGCCCTGGAAGAACTGGGATATAAAACTAGCACCTAACAATTAA